Proteins encoded by one window of Crassostrea angulata isolate pt1a10 chromosome 9, ASM2561291v2, whole genome shotgun sequence:
- the LOC128164282 gene encoding partner of bursicon-like, whose amino-acid sequence MAKSGVFLTFLGVVVCVQGRLFRTSPETCSTERTEMDITRTLTVTHEGVLKTVDCVARVSVNECEGSCLSTASPNVHTYPDFKKDCKCCKEGRLVSRQIALQECYSNGVVLAGVQPTTSITEPADCDCFPCTN is encoded by the exons atggccAAATCCGGTGTTTTTCTAACATTTCTGGGAGTTGTTGTGTGCGTTCAGGGGAGACTTTTCCGGACTTCCCCGGAAACATGCAGTACAGAACGGACCGAAATGGACATAACACGAACGCTAACGGTCACCCACGAGGGGGTGCTGAAGACTGTAGATTGTGTGGCCCGTGTCAGTGTCAACGAATGTGAGGGGTCCTGTCTGTCCACGGCATCCCCCAACGTCCACACTTACCCAGActttaaaaag GACTGCAAATGCTGCAAGGAAGGACGTCTGGTTTCGCGTCAAATAGCGCTACAGGAGTGCTACAGCAATGGCGTCGTGCTAGCCGGAGTACAACCGACAACCTCCATCACAGAACCCGCCGACTGCGATTGTTTTCCTTGTACAAATTAA